The genomic segment TGAAGGAGATCATGATGTTTTCCTTAGCTCCCTGATCATTCCGCCGGCTGGGCCGCTGCGCCGCCATTTCTGGCGAGCACCGCATCGGCAATCGATGCGGGGACAGGCTTGGGCGTTTCAAAGATGCCGAGAAGCGGCAGGATGATGAGGAAGAAGCCGAAGTAGTAGGTCGTCAGCAGGCGGGCCGCGATGACATAGCCACCTTCCGCCGGCATCGAGCCGAGATAGCCCAGGCCAATGCAGCACAGCATGAAGGCCCAGAAGAAGATCTTGAACATCGGCCGATACTTGCCTGAACGCACGCGGGACGTGTCGAGCCAGGGCAGGAAGGCGAGGATCGCGATCGAACCGAACATGGCGATAACGCCGCCGAGCTTGGAAGGAATGGCGCGCAGGATCGCGTAGAACGGCAGGTAATACCATTCCGGAACGATGTGAGCCGGCGTCGAGAGCGGGTTCGCCTCGATATAGTTGTCGGCGTGGCCAAGGTAGTTCGGCACCTGGAAGATGAACCAGGCGTAGAGGATCAGGAAGCAGACGATCGCGAAGCTGTCCTTGATCGTCGCGTAGGGGGTGAAAGCCACCGCGTCACGCTTGACGTTCTTGATCTCGACGCCATCGGGGTTGTTCTGGCCGACCACATGCAGCGCCCATACGTGCAGCACGACAACGCCGGCGATCATGAAGGGCAGCAGGTAGTGCAGGGCGAAGAAGCGGTTCAGGGTCGGGTTGCCAACCGAATAGCCACCCCAGAGCCAGGTGGTGATCGCCTCGCCGACCAGCGGGATGGCGGTGAAGAAGTTGGTGATGACGGTGGCGCCCCAGAAGCTCATCTGGCCCCACGGCAGGGTGTAGCCCAGGAAGCCGGTGGCCATCATCAGGAGATAGATGATGACGCCGAGGATCCACAGCACCTCACGCGGCGCCTTGTAGGACCCGTAGTACACGCCACGGAACATGTGGATGTAAACGGCGACGAAGAACATCGAAGCGCCGTTGGAATGGGCGTAGCGCAGGAACCAGCCCCAGTTCACGTCGCGCATGATCGACTCGACCGAAGCGAAGGCCATGTCGACGTGCGGCGTGTAGTGCATGGTCAGCACGATGCCGGTGATGATCTGCGCCACCAGCATGAAGCTGAGGATGCCGCCGAACGTCCACCAGTAGTTGAGGTTACGCGGCGTCGGATAGGCGATGAAGGAGCCATGGATCAGCCCGGCGACGGGCAGACGGCTCTCGAACCAGCGGCCGAGTGCGCTTTTGGGGACGTAGGTGGAGGGTCCGCTCATGTGACTGGTCTCTATTTGGCGAGCACGGATGCGAAAAATCGACGGCAAGAAGCGTAGAAGGCTGGATCAGCCGATCTTGAGCTTCGTGTCGGTGAGAAAGCTGTAGCTGGGAATCTCGAGGTTCTTCGGCGCGGGACCACGACGAATGCGCCCGGAGGTGTCGTACTGCGAGCCGTGGCAGGGGCAGAACCAGCCATCGTAATCGCCGCGCGAACCGGCCTGGCCGATCGGCACGCAACCGAGATGCGTGCAGATGCCGACGACGACAAGCCATTCCGGCTTCTGGACGCGCTGCTTGTCGGTTTCCGGATCGGGCAGCTCGGCCAGCGGGACGCTGACGGCTTCCTGAATTTCTTTCGGTGTCCGGTGACGGACGAAAACCGGCTTGCCGCGCCACTTGACCGTCATGATCGCGCCGAGAGGAACCGCACCGATATCGACTTCGATCGAGGCCATGGCCAGGGTCGAAGCATCGGGATTCATCTGGCTGATCAGGGGCCATGCGACAGCGCCAACACCCACCGCACCTGCGGCGCCTGTCGCGATGAACAGGAAATCCCTGCGGGTCGGTTCGACGGTCGAAGAAGTAGCCACTATAACCCCCTTGCTGCACCGAATTGGCGACAGCGGCGCGCCATACGGTGGTCAAACGAGGCTCCTCAGGAGGAGCTGTCGTTCCACTAGGTCCAACATCCGTCAGCGGCAATGCGACGCATCGCCACCATTCGGGCTTTTTTGGAGTGCTCTGGCCCCGCCCCGTTGGGACCGGAAATCCGAGCGTTAGCGGCGCTATCTCGCATCGTTCTAACGGGTTGTCCATAGCCCCGGGGATGCGGTCCACTGCCTGCGGGACCAGCTTCCCGTCCGGTTCCGCCCAAGCTATAGGCCGTAGCCATGACCGTGCTGACTCTCGCGCTATTTCAGCCTGATATTCCACAAAACTGCGGCACCATGCTGCGCACCTGCGCCTGCCTGGGCGCCGATGCCGCCATTATCGAACCGGCGGGTTTTCCGGTCTCGGACCGGCATTTTCGCCGTTCCAGCATGGATTATTTGGACCATGTGGCCATCGAGCGACACGTTTCCTGGACCGCTTTCGAGGCTTGGCGGGCGGAAAAGGGCCGCCGATTGGTCCTGCTGACCACCCGGGCGGCGGTTTCCTACACGGATTTCACGTTTTCGCCCGGGGATATTCTTCTGGTCGGGCGCGAATCATTGGGCGTGCCGGACGAGGTCCACCAGGCCGCGGACGCCGCCGTGCTGATCCCGGTGCGGCCGGGCATGCGCTCCCTCAATGTCGCCGTCAGCGCCGCGATGGTCCTGGGCGAGGCGCTGCGGCAGCTGGAAGGTGGCCGGAGGCTTTGACGCCACTGGCATTTCTCCGCGGCGCTTGACCACATTGTGACGCCGGAGGACAGGGTTAATCCAACGCAGCCGTCGCGATCAGGCGGTATCAGGAGAGGATCCATGGCGGCAGAGTTCGATATCGAGGCGCGCAAGCAGACGGCCCGAGCATGGTTCGAATCGCTGCAGGATCGCCTCCTCCACAGTTTCGAGACCCTGGAGAGCGAGTGCGCCGGGCCCTTCGCGCCGGAAGCCGCCACACCGGGCCGCGCCACGCGCAAATCCTGGCAGCGCACCAATCATGATGGCGCGCCAGGCGGCGGTGGCACGATGGCGATCCTCAAGGGCCGTGTGTTCGAGAAGGCCGGCGTGCATGTGTCGACGGTGTTTGGCACGTTTGCACCGGAATTCGCGGCGCAGATTCCCGGCGCCGCCGAGGATCCCCGTTTCTGGGCCTCGGGCATTTCCCTGATCGTTCATCCGTGGAATCCGAATGTGCCCGCGGTGCATATGAACACGCGCTTTGTCGTCACCTCGAAACATTGGTTCGGCGGTGGCGCCGATCTGACGCCTGTGCTCGACGCGCGCCGCACCCAGGATGATCCCGATACGGTGGATTTCCATGGCGCCCTGCGCGGCGCCTGCGATCGACACGCGGCCGTTGCGCCTTACGATAAGTTCAAAGCCTGGTGCGACGACTACTTCTTCCTCAAGCATCGCAACGAACCGCGCGGTGTCGGTGGGATCTTCTATGATTATCTCAACAGCGCCGGCGATGCGGCGAACAGCGCCTGGGAGGCCGATCTCGCCTTCACGCGCGATGTCGGCGAAAGTTTTCTTGGGATCTATCCGCAACTGGTTCGGCGCAATTTCCAGAAGCCATGGACGCAAGCGCAGCGTGAAGAGCAGCTGGTGCGGCGCGGCCGCTATGTCGAGTTCAACCTGATCTATGATCGCGGCACGATCTTCGGGTTGAAGACGGGTGGTAACGTCGATTCGATTCTGTCGTCGCTGCCGCCGAGCGTGAAGTGGCCGTGAACTAGGCCCGCGGCTCGCCGAAGGTGAACCATTTGTGGGCGAGAAAGCTCCAGGCCATGACGATGGCCGTGGTGATGAGCTGGGCGACGAGATATTGAATGCCGAGCCGATCGTGCAGGGCATACATGAACAGCCAGGTCAGACCGAAGCCGACGGCCGCGACCAGAGCGAAACGCCAGCCTGCCTCTTCATGCGGTCGATCGCTCTGATAGGTGTGCCGGCGGTTCAGCAGATAGGAAACGATGCCGCCGCAGATATAGCCGATGAGGGTGGCGGGGACAGGCTGCCAGCCGGCGCCTTCGACAAGGCTGATGAGCGCGCCGTAATGGGCGATCATGGCGGCGACGCCGACGGCGACGAACATCGTGAACTGGCGCGAAAAAGACATGCCGCCGGACATAAACCGCCGGCGGCACGGTGTCACCTAATCTGAGTTTTAGAACTTCAAGGCGGCGAAAACCTTCACCGTGCGGCCCGGCATCAGGACCTCGTCCTTCAGGATCGAGGTGCTGTTGCGGATATTGGCGTTCAAGAGGTTGTTGCCGGAAATGCCAAAGGTGAGTTCGAGCGGCTGGCCCGCGTCCCGGAATTTGTAGGTGTAGGCCAGGTCGGCGCGCAGCAGATTATAGCCTTTGGTCGGCGTCTCCTGGGTCGGGTCGATCTGGCGATGGGCAAAGGCATGCAGCCAGTTCACGCGCGCATACCAGTCGGCGGAACGATAGAAGATGCCGCCGCCCAACCTTACCGGCGGAATGCGCGCGATACTGCTGCCATTGGTGAAGCGGGCGCGCACCACGTCGAACTGACCTTCGAAACCGACCATGCCGTTGCCGGCTTCGAAGGCATCATATTGGGCTGAGAGTTCGGCGCCGGTGAAGGTCGCGTCGCGCTGGGTGTAGACGAGTTGTTTGAGCTCGCTGTCGACACCGCAGGTGTCGAATTCATCGCCGCAGAGCGTACCTGTCAGGCGCTTCGAGATATAGCCCTGATAGCGCGTGTGATAGGCGGTGAAGTCGAAGCGCAGCGGACCTTTGGAGCGTCGCAGGCCGAATTCGATCGACGTCGCCGCTTCCTTGCGGAGATTGGGATTGCCGATCTCGAAAGTGGCCGTGGCATCGTGAGCGCCATGGGCGAAGAGCTCGAGCGCATCGGGCGCGCGTTGCACATATTGCGCGGTCACGCTGGCGACGATGTCATGGGGCAGATCGTAGAGCGCGCCCAGGCTGATGCTGCCGGGTATGAACTGACGCGTCTTCCGTGCTTGCACCAATGACGAGCCATCGGGAAGATAGTCGCTCGGGAACAGCGTCTGAATGCCGTTGAAATTCACGTGCTCGATGCGCGCGGCCGCTTGGAAGCGCAGCTTCTGCGTCGCTTGCAATTCATTGAAGATATAAGCGGCGGCGCGGTTGCCACGGGTCGGATCGAGCAGGCCGCCGGCTTCGCCGGCCGTGCCGATGCGCTGGGTGCCATATTGCACGCCAACCGCCGTGGTCAGGCGCCCGAATGCTGTCTCCATGGGCATCAGTTGGGCTTCGACGCGGCCCTCATATTCGCGGTTCTTGAAGGTGGCGCGAATGGAATCCATGCCGCTGTCGGGATCAAGGCCGCGTTCGAAGTGGCGATATTGCGAGCCGCCGAACCAGAAGCGGACCGTATCGATGAAGGCCGTGCCCACCTGGAATTCGCCTTTGGCATTGATCTTGGTCTGTTCGAGATCGATGCGCGTGTTGCTGGCGGTGCCGGCGATGCCAGGCACATGGTAGAGCGAGTTGAACTGGGTGATCGACACGCCGACATAGCCGCGATCGAAAATATAGGAGCCGCCGAGCGAGCCGCCTTGCATATTGAGGGCGGAGTTCGGTTGGCGTCCGTGCGGCGTCTGATAGTCGCCGGCGCTGCGCTGGAAGTAATCGCCATGCATGGCGAAATTGCCTTGCCGCATGTCGAAGAGGGCCGAGCCTTCACCGCCACGGTCGACCGATGTCAGGGCGCCACGCAAGGTGCCGTGCAGACCCTGGGGCGTATCCGGCCCTGGAATGCGGTTGTTGTCGGCATTGACGACGCCGCCGATGGCCTGGGAGCCCCAGCGCAGGCTGGCGGGGCCGCGGATGACTTCGACCTTTTGGGCTGCCAGCGGATCGATCGGCACGCCGTGATCCTCGCCGATGGTCGAAACGTCCATGGAGCCGATGCCGTTTTCCTGGACGCGGACACGGGAATTATCGAGGCCGCGAATGATGGGGCGGCTGGCGCCTGGCGCATAGGAGGAGCTGGACAGGCCAGGCTTGTTGGCGAGCATATCGCCCAAGGTGGCGCCGGACGTGCGTTGCAACTCGCTGTCGGTGACGACGGTGATCGGCGCGAAGGCGCGATCGGCGACCGGGAGAAGCCCGGTCGGGGTGGCTGGTTGGGGCGCCTGCCGCCAGGGTTCCTGGATCGGGCTCGGGGCCGTGACCACGATATCGGGGAGAAGTACCTGCGCGGTAGCGGCTTTCGCCGAGATGAGTACATAACCGGCTGAAAGAACAAGATTTCGACGTTTCATAAAGCAGCCCAGCCCGACCTTTGTGTGTTATAGTATAACGTTTCTTAGCCGAGCTGCTGGTGGGATGCAATAGTATAACATTCGAGAGGCGATCTAATGGGCTCTTTCCCCTGTCATGAGTTGCTTCTATGTTTTCCATCTTGGACGGAGGCTGACCATGTTCTTTTCAAAGCAGCGGATTTCGCGATTTCTGATTGTCCTGTGCTTGGCTTCGGCCGTGGCCGGTTGCGGCTACAACACCATTCCGACCCTGGAAGAGCAGGCGAAAGCCAAGTGGGGCGACGTCCAGAATCAATATCAGCGCCGCACTGACCTGATTCCCAATCTCGTGGCGACGGTGCAGGGCTACGCGAAACAGGAAAAGGACGTGCTGACCTCGGTGATCGAGGCGCGCGCCAAGGCGACTTCGATCCAGGTCAATGCGTCGCAATTGTCCGATCCGGACAAGATCAAGCAATTCCAAGAGGCGCAGAGCCAGTTGTCTGGCGCGTTGGGTCGCCTCATCGCCGTCAGCGAGAACTATCCTGACCTCAAGTCGAACCAGAACTTCCTCGCGCTGCAATCGCAGCTCGAAGGAACGGAGAATCGCATCGCGGTGTCGCGGCGCGACTACATCGAGGCTGTGCGCGCCTACAATACGGAGTTGAAGACCTTCCCAAGCCTGTTGTGGGCGATGACCGTCTTCCGTGGCAACAAGCCAATGGCTGAGTTCACGGCGGTGGACGGAGCGCAAACGCCACCTCCGGTCAAGTTCTGACGCCAACGGAGCCTGATATGCGATCAGCCTGCGCGGCCTCGTCATGAGCGCTCGTAGAGGCTTGTCCGTCCGTCACCATATCGGCGCGACATGGCTCGGCCTTTTGGCCGCGCTCTATGTCGCGTGCGTTGCCTATGCCTTGACGTTTCCGCCGCTCAGCGGACGGATTGTCGATCAGGCTGGCATCATCGATGCTTCGGCCGAACTCACTCTCGAAACCAAGCTGCGCGAGCTGGAAGATAAGTCCGGCATTCAGCTCGTCGTCGCCACGGTGAAATCGCTCGAGGACAACGACATCGAAACCTATGCCAACCAGCTCTTCCGCACCTGGAAGCTGGGCGAGGCCAAGAACAACAATGGCGTGCTGCTTCTGGTCGCGCCGAACGAGCGCAAGGTGCGCATTGAAGTCGGCTATGGGCTCGAAAAAACCCTGACTGATGCGCTGTCGAAGGTGATCATCGTCAACGCCATCACGCCGCGTTTCAAGACGGGCGATTTCTCCGGCGGCATCACGCGCGGTGTCGACGACATCATCACCGTGCTGACCACCGATGCCTCGGAATGGGAGAAGCGGCCAAGCCTGCGCGCCGAAAGCCAAAGCGATTTGATGGAACAGATCATGCCGTTCCTGATGATCGCGCTGTTCCTCTACGTCATGTATCTGATGTTCAGCACCACGGGCGGGCGGCGTGGGCGCTGGGTGCGTCGCAGTGGCGACACCATTTTCATTCCGTCGTCCGGCGGCAACTGGAGTTCCGGTTCATCCTGGGGCGGTGGTGGTTTGTCGTGGGGCGGTGGTGGCGGATCGTCTTGGGGTGGCGGTGGCGGCTCTTCGGGCGGCGGCGGCGCATCGGGGAGCTGGTAATGGCGATCACAATGACCAGCGTTGATCAGGAGCGGATCGTCACGGCGATCCACAAGGCGGAGACGGCGACGGCCGGCGAGATCGTCTGCGTGCTGGCGCGCGCTTCTTCCGACTATGCCTATGCGCCGCTCATCTGGTCTTCCTTCTGCGCCCTGGTCACACCCTGGCCGCTGATCGCCCTTACGCAATTGTCGGCGGAGCGCATTTTCCTGATCCAACTCGTGGTCTATGTCGCCGCCACGGTGCTGTTGTCGATCACTCCTATCCGGATGTTGCTGGTGCCGCGCCGGGTCAAGCGGGCGCGCTCCTATCGCGCCGCCGTCGAGCAGTTTCATATTCGCGGTCTGGCCCGCACGGTCGATCGCACGGGCGTGCTGATCTTTGTCTCGATGGCCGAGCATTATGCGCGTGTCGTCGTTGACGACGGCATTGCCGCCAAGGTGCCGCAGCATGAATGGCAAAGCGCGGTGAATCTACTTGTCGCTTGCATGCGCGAGGATCGGGTGGCCGATGGCTTCGTCGGCGCGATCGACTATTGCGCGCCGCTGCTCGCTCAACATTTTCCGCCGCGCGCCGACAACATCAATGAACTGCCGGATCGGCTCTGGCTGATCTGAGGATCAGATAGAGAGACTCTTGTTTAGAGATTGCTGCTCTTGCGCGCCGCCAGGATGGGGCCTGGCTTGCCGTTTTCGTAGGACTGCAGCATGACGATCCAGCCGTCAGCGTCATTGCCCAGAGTGTCCGCCTTGGCGATTTCGAACTGTTTGGCGCCGCCGCTCCAATCGCCGATGGGCACGCGGCCGCGGCCGATATTGGTATAGCTGAGCTGTTTGCCGGTGTTGTCGCCGCGCGCCACCTCGACCTCGCGTCGGCTGGCGACACGGACGAGACTGAGGGCAGCGTTGCCGCCGCCGGCACCGACGTCGATCAGCAGCTTGTCGCCGGCATCCTTGATCGTCATCGGAACCGAGAGCGCGCCATGTTTGCCAAAGGCGATCCTGGCTTCCTTGACCAGGGCATTGAGATCGCTGCCGACGACCTGCGCCACGCCGTTAATGACCGCTTGCGGCGTATAGACATGGCTGCCGGGGATCGTCTTGGAATAGCCCTTCTGCCGGCCGGTGTTGCCGTTGGAGGCGAAGGTGTCTTTCCAGCCGAGATAGTCCCAATAGTCCACGGCTAAGGTCAAAGCGATGACATTGGGTTGCCGGGCGATCTGCGACAGCACCCGATCGGCAGCCGGACAGGATGAACAGCCCTGGCTGGTAAAAAGTTCAATAAAAACAGGCTTTTCGAACGTTGGGCCGGACGTTTGGGCGTGGGCGCCGGCGCTGGCTGCTACCAGCGCGGCGCAGGCACCACCGGCCGCAAAAGCGCGACGCGACAGATAGGGCCCCTGGGGGGACCGAGCACTGGTTCGGGACTGGGACATGCTTCTGATTTACGCTTAACGCCCCTCACAGGCCAGTCAATTCGCGGTTACTTTTTCCGTGAGAATCCGTCACCGGCCGCCGCGCAGGGCGTCGAGAACGCGTCCACCCGGCCGCCCGTCACGCTGCAGGCCGCTCCGGCCCTGAAAATCCGCAATTGCCTGCCGGGTCTTGGCGCCGATCGCGCCATCGGCCTCGCCGATGTCATAGCCGCGCCGCAGCAAATGTTCCTGGACTTCCTTGCGCTCGGCCCGCGACAGGCCGCGGTCGTCGGTCGGCCAGGCGGCCTGGATGCCGCCACGGCCGCGCAGCCGGTCCGATAGTAGGGAAATGGCCAAGGCATAGGAATCGGCGCCGTTATAGGCATAGGCGGCGTCGTAATTCTTGAACACGAGGAAGGCCGGGCCGTTGGCGCCCGCGGGAAGCAGCAGGCCGGCGGCGCCGCTGCCGCTTAAGCCCGCGCCGTCGATGCGGCGGATGCCCAGCGCCGACCATTGCGCCAGCGGCGATTTGCGGGTGCGGCCCGAGGGGCCGGAATAGCCTTGCGGCAATTGTACTTCATAACCCCAGCCGGCGCCGGTCACCCAGCCGGATTTGGCCAGGTAGTTGGCGGTGGAATGCAGGGCATCGGCGGTCGAATCGACCAGATCGCGGCGGCCGTCGCCGTCGCCATCGACAGCGAGGCGCAGATAGGTCGAGGGCATGAACTGGGTCTGGCCAAACGCGCCGGCCCAGGATCCCCGCAGTTTCGAGGGGGCGATGTCGCCACGCTCGACGATCTTGAGGGTGGCGATCAGTTCGCCCCGGAAATAGGCCTGCCGACGATTGGCCGAGCAGGTGAGGGTGGCCAGCGACTGCGGCAGCATCCAGCGGCCGGCGATCTTGCCGTAATCGGATTCGACGCCCCAGACGGCGGCGATGGCGTAACGGTCGACGCCGAAGCGCTGTTCGGCGGAGGCCAGCGCCTGGGCATGACGCGACATCATCTGCCGGCCTTCGGCAACCTTCTGTTCGTCGACGAGGGTGGCGAGGTAATCCCAGATCGGGGTTTTGAACTCCGGCTGGGCATTCATCGATTCGATGACTTTGGGGTCCGGCTCGACGCCGGCCATGACCCGATCGAATGTGCTGCCCGAGACGCCCTGTTGGGCGGCGGTGGCGCGGATGCCGGCAAGGCAGGAATTAAAATCGGCCTGCGCACGCGCAATCCCGGTTGTCGCCAGGGTGGCGATACAAAGGGTGGCGGCAAAAGACAGGCGGTACATGGCGATCTTTCCTGTGCGATCTTTCCTGAGATGGACGATCCAATGCGCCCGATTATGTTTAACAAAACATGAAAGCGGGCGTGTCTCCAGTCGTGCTTCTACTCCTGCGACTCAATGCTCTTCTTGACGCTACGCTTCTTGGCTCTTTTTGGCGGTGATCTCGATTTCCACCTTCATCGCCGGGTCGAGCAGGCCGGAGACAATATAGATCGAGGCGGCTGGGCGAACGGTGCCAAGGTATTCGCCGCAGACCTCCATCACGGCCTGCGTGTCGACGGCGCTGGTGACGAAGATCTGAATGCGCGCCACGTCGGTGAGGCCGAAGCCGGCATCGGTAAGTACCCCACAGATGGTCTTGAAGATGTTGCGGGTCTGGACGCCGACATTCTTTGGAATCTGCATGGTGGCATAGTCGTAGCCGGTGGTGCCGGAGATGAAACACATGTCGCCTTGGACCACGGCGCGCGAATAGCCGTAGCGGCTTTCGAACGGCGAACCCGTCGAAATCAGTCGTCGTGTCATGTCTTTCGCCCCCCTAATGTGCTTCAGCGTGGATGTATATGCATGACCAATCGCTTGTCCGGCCGCAAGGTGATGCGTTGCAGCGGGCGCGGTTCCTGGCCCTCGACCAGGGACAGGCGCGCCTGACGAAGGATAGTAGCCAAAACGATGATCGCTTCCATCATGGCAAAACGCATACCGATGCAGACGCGTTGTCCACCGCCAAACGGCAGATAGGCGAAGCGGTCGATCTTATCTCGCGCTTCCGGCAGGAAGCGCTCCGGCATGAATGTGTCCGGCCGTTCCCACAGCAGGTGGTGGCGGTGCAGCAAGTAGGGCGAGATGACCATGAAGGCGCCCTTCGGCACGTCCACGTCGCCGAGCCGGTCGGCTTCCTGCGCTTGGCGGGTCAAGGTGGCGGCCGGCGGATAGAGACGCATGCTCTCTTCGAAAACGGCGCGGATGACAGGCATTTCGTCGAGCCAATTGCCGGGATCGGCGGAGGCTGCATCGGCTTCCGCTTCCGCCTCGGCGCGCCAGTGCGGCGAGCGCGACAGGAGATAGAGCGTCCAGGCCAAGGCGCGCGAGGTGGTTTCATGGCCGGCGACAATGAAAGTCAGCAGATTGGCGATGACGTCTTCGGTCGATAGGCCGACGCCGGTTTCCGGATCGCTGGCGCGCAGCAGCGCGGTCAGAAGATCGTCCGGCGCGTTGTCGTCGGCTGCGATCATCGCTTGCCGCTCTTTCACCATGCGTTCGGTGGTCTTGTTGAAAAAGGCCA from the Beijerinckia sp. 28-YEA-48 genome contains:
- a CDS encoding cytochrome P450; protein product: MTIAEARPFVPYAPKPLAKPAGRLKTLWLLARNPLESWTEAHFEKPMLAGPSSLFGYTVVVNDPQAVRRVLVDNVANYERDPLQLRILKTGSTGGEGLFTATGEAWRRTRRTLSPLFTPKRVAAFAPMMQRLAQQRVERWLHRRPGAILEVDREMTGVTYDILSATLFSDAIAGDSAGFERAMMQFLDAIGTIDPLDVFNAPSWLPRVSAIRARESLAFFNKTTERMVKERQAMIAADDNAPDDLLTALLRASDPETGVGLSTEDVIANLLTFIVAGHETTSRALAWTLYLLSRSPHWRAEAEAEADAASADPGNWLDEMPVIRAVFEESMRLYPPAATLTRQAQEADRLGDVDVPKGAFMVISPYLLHRHHLLWERPDTFMPERFLPEARDKIDRFAYLPFGGGQRVCIGMRFAMMEAIIVLATILRQARLSLVEGQEPRPLQRITLRPDKRLVMHIHPR